A genome region from Stenotrophomonas maltophilia includes the following:
- a CDS encoding AraC family transcriptional regulator: protein MAWIYNPSMSSPALPWNGTLLLDAHVAVLQGHAGDSDVHAHYAHQLLLSEDVPWRVEIDGVRQQGQRLWLPSFQPHAILSAPEAGCTVFLEPAHADLEQIQQHLHALPDTAMELQDWLPRLSRAQPLDRRVQAALARITQHLPGPVPAADIAEAAHLSTSQLHRRFQSDLAVTLRGWVLWQRLRAALAHHLQGHSLTDSAHAAGFADLAHLSRSLRRMFGIGAAQLQGLQLHAA, encoded by the coding sequence ATGGCGTGGATCTACAATCCCTCCATGTCCTCCCCTGCCCTGCCCTGGAATGGCACGTTGCTGCTGGATGCTCACGTGGCCGTGCTGCAGGGCCATGCCGGTGACAGCGATGTACATGCGCACTACGCCCACCAGCTGCTGTTGAGCGAGGATGTTCCCTGGCGGGTCGAAATCGACGGTGTGCGCCAGCAGGGCCAGCGGCTGTGGCTGCCTTCGTTCCAGCCGCACGCGATCCTGTCGGCGCCGGAGGCGGGCTGCACGGTGTTCCTTGAGCCGGCGCATGCCGACCTCGAACAGATCCAGCAGCACCTGCACGCGCTGCCCGACACTGCGATGGAACTGCAGGACTGGCTGCCGCGATTGAGCCGCGCGCAGCCATTGGACCGGCGGGTGCAGGCAGCGCTGGCCCGTATCACCCAGCACCTGCCCGGCCCGGTGCCGGCCGCCGACATCGCCGAGGCGGCGCATCTGTCGACCAGCCAGCTGCACCGGCGTTTCCAGTCTGACCTGGCGGTGACCCTGCGCGGCTGGGTGCTGTGGCAACGCTTGCGTGCCGCGCTCGCGCACCACCTGCAGGGGCACAGCCTGACCGACAGTGCACATGCCGCCGGCTTCGCCGACCTGGCCCATCTCTCGCGCAGCCTGCGCCGCATGTTCGGCATCGGTGCCGCACAGCTGCAGGGCCTGCAGCTTCACGCGGCCTGA
- a CDS encoding VOC family protein, which translates to MTVHRDFDHLWRDRCDTSSQRAPRVLIRVFVAPGELERSVAFYEQLQGVVADAGFPFPEAGLRLAMVGAFLLIEGSEAALAPFTSTTGTLLVDDVRPYHDKLVAAGAEIIFPLQVVPTGAAFNAVHPDGTVVEYVHHRPDPQGR; encoded by the coding sequence ATGACCGTCCATCGCGACTTCGACCATCTCTGGCGCGACCGCTGTGACACCTCCAGCCAGCGCGCGCCGCGCGTGTTGATCCGGGTGTTCGTGGCCCCGGGGGAGCTGGAGCGCAGCGTGGCCTTCTACGAGCAGTTGCAGGGCGTGGTGGCCGATGCGGGGTTCCCGTTTCCGGAGGCCGGGCTGCGCCTGGCGATGGTCGGTGCGTTCCTGCTGATCGAAGGCAGCGAGGCGGCGCTGGCACCGTTCACTTCGACCACGGGGACACTGCTGGTCGATGACGTCCGGCCCTATCACGACAAACTGGTCGCGGCTGGCGCCGAGATCATCTTCCCGTTGCAGGTGGTACCCACCGGGGCGGCGTTCAACGCGGTGCATCCCGATGGCACGGTGGTCGAGTACGTGCATCACCGGCCGGATCCGCAGGGGCGGTGA